The window TCCCCAAGGAGGACTGAAAAGGAAGCCTGAAAAGGAACCTGAGATCCGGTCAGGACCCCGAAAATAAATGCGGCGCGATGTCGTTTTCGCGCCGCCCCGTTCGTCATCTCCCTGAAGCCCGGGTTCTGGAGCGCCGGTCGCGCCGAGGCGCCCGGGCGACATCTGTGTGGAGACGACATGGCTGCAGCTGGCAACAGGGCGGAGATCATCCGCGGGATCTTCGCCGCCTATCTCGCCAATGACCGCGCGAGCGTCGAGGCCGCGTTCGCGGAGGATTTCCGCTTCTCGACGCCCTATGGCGAGAACATCGACAAGCCGCGCTATTTCGCCGAGTGCTGGCGCGACTCCGCCTGGATCGGCCGCCACGAGATCGAGCGCATCATGGTCGACGGCGTTGAGGCCTACGTCACCTATCGCTGCGTTGCCCGGGACGGCAAGAGCTTCCGCAACACCGAGTTCTTCGTGTTCGACGGCGACAAGGTGTCGCGCATTGACGTCTATTTCGGTCCGTCGCATCAGGACGGCGAACTGGTCAGGCAGGATCGATGAGGCAGCCTCGGTGATATCGCTCGCGCGATCGTCGCAGGCGAGCACGAATTCTGCGAAGGAATCCCGGAAAATGTCCATTGCGAGTGAAAGCAGCGGCCTGTCGCAGGCACGACTCGGACGCATGCGCGAGGTGCTGGCACGCCATATCGATGACGGCGACGTTCCGGGTCTCGTGGCGCTGGTCAGCCGTCGCGGCGAGATCCATGCCGATGTGCTTGGTCGCATGGCGGTGGACGGGCCGCCGATGCAGCGCGACACCATCTTCCGCATCGCCTCGATGACCAAGCCGGTGACGGCGGTCGCCGCGATGATCCTGGTCGAGGAATGCCGGCTCAAGCTCGATGATCCCATCGATCGCTGGCTGCCCGAGCTCGCCGATCGCAAGGTGTTGCGCAGCATCGAATCCGAGATCAATGACACGGTACCGGCCAAGCGCGCGATTACGCTGCGCGACCTTCTGACCTTCCGTCTGGGGCTCGGCATGATCCCGGTGTTTCCGGCGCGCCATCCGATCCAGATGGCGATCGCGGATGCCGGCTTCGCGCCCGGGCCGGTGTTTCCGTCGTTTCCGCCGGACGAATTGCTGCGCCGCTACGGCACGCTGCCGCTGGCCTATCAGCCCGG of the Bradyrhizobium quebecense genome contains:
- a CDS encoding nuclear transport factor 2 family protein, producing MAAAGNRAEIIRGIFAAYLANDRASVEAAFAEDFRFSTPYGENIDKPRYFAECWRDSAWIGRHEIERIMVDGVEAYVTYRCVARDGKSFRNTEFFVFDGDKVSRIDVYFGPSHQDGELVRQDR